The genomic segment TTAAGAAGCTGATTATAAAAAGGAAAGAAGAGGCATTGGATGATATCCAACATATATCCGATGACACTTTAAAAAAATCGCAGAAAGAAGCATCCGGAGATATATCCGGATATACATATCATATGGCTGATGTTGCTACAGATTCTTATGATAGAGAGTTTTCTCTCGGGATAGCTTCAAACGAAAGAAAAATGATTTACGAGCTTGACGATGCTTTAAAAAGAATTGAAGATGGTACATTCGGGATTTGTGAAGACTGCAAGTCTGCGATTGCCAAAACAAGGCTAAAAGCAGTCATTACTGCCCGCCTTTGCGTTAAGTGTAAGGAAAAAAGGGAGAAAAAGTAATTTTTTCTTTCCGATGATTCAAATCATCGTAATATCCGTCCTTTTTTTAGACCAACTCACAAAATTTCTTGTTGTTAAAAATCTTGCCTTGGGTAGTTCTATCCCCATAATCAACGGGATTTTCCATCTAAGCCTTGTCCATAATAAGGGAGCCGCCTTTGGAATCTTAAAGAATCAGGTTCCGTTTTTAATCGCCACTTCTTTATTTACCATTATTTTATTTTATTTCGCCTTAAAGGATAATAAGCATAAAATATTTTACTGTGTATCTTTAAGCCTTGTTTTGGCGGGTGCTCTTGGTAATCTCATTGACAGGGTGCGTGTCGGATATGTCATAGATTTCCTTGATTTTCGCATCTGGCCTGTATTTAATATCGCTGACAGCGCGATAACTATCGGAGCTGTAATGTTGGGGTGGTCTATATTAACGGAGAAAGAAAAGTAGTTCCAAGTTTCAAGTTGCAAGTTTCAGGTTTCAAGCATTTAATCTTGAACCTTGAAACTTGAAACTTGAATCTTGAAACGGAGTTTAGTATGTTTCCAGAAATTTGTACAATAGGCCCGTTTACTTTATATTCTTTCGGCTTGATGCTTGTGCTTGCTTTTTTAGTAAGTGCATCTTTGGCAAGCATTGAGGCAAAAAGAGAGAAGATCGACCCGGATGTAATATTCAATGTTTGTTTTGTAGGGTTTATTTTCGGAGTTTTGGGAAGCCGCATTTTCTATGTAATTGCTAATTTCAAGTTTTATCTAAATAATCCCCTTGAAATATTTATGCTTAACCATGGCGGGATGGCCTGGTTTGGCGGTTTAATTTTAGGTTCATTTGCCTCGGTTATCTACATAAAGAAGAAAAAACTTTCTTTGCTTAAAATTTTAGATTTGATTGCTCCGTTTATTGCGCTTGCTCAGGCTATCGGCAGGATAGGGTGCTTATTAAATGGCTGTTGTTATGGCAAGGTAGGCTTTGGCTTTGGAATTTATTTTAAAGTACACGACGCAGTCCTTATCCCTACTCAGCTATATTCTTCTCTGGCGTTGCTTCTAATTTATTTTATCCTAAGGTTTCTGCAGAATAAACCACACAAGACAGGGTTAATATTCTTTGTATACCTTTTATTATATTCTGTAAAACGGTTCTCTATTGAATTCTTGCGTGATGATAACGCAAGAATTATTTCTGGGCTTACGTTGTTTCAATTATTAAGCATTGCGGTTTTTTGCATTGCGATTGCAGGGATTATAATAAAATGGAAGAATACTCGATAAAAGTTTTACCGGAAGATTCAATAAGAAGGCTTGATTTATTTATTGCTGATTTTTCCCAGAAGAATAAGCTTGGGTTTTCGCGGGAGGCTATCAAGAAACTGATTTCCGGGGGAGCTGTTAGCTTGAATGGTTCCAATCAATTAAAGCCTCACCATAAGATTAAAGACGGGGATTTAATTAAGATTACTATTGTTGATAAGAAAGAATCTTCGTTGGATGGGGAAAACATACCCCTTGATATAATTTATGAAGATGAAGATTTGGCGATAATAAATAAACAATGCGGGCTTGTAGTGCATCCTGCACCGGGTAATTACGAACATACTATGGTTAATGCACTTTTACATCATTTTAAGAATCTATCAAGCGTTGATATTAAGCGCCCCGGAATTGTGCATAGGCTTGATAAAGATACTTCCGGATTAATTGTGATTGCCAAGAATAATAACGCGCATTTAGCTTTAGTGTCTCAATTTGCCGAACACAGTATTAAGCGTAAATATGTTGCACTAGTAAAAGGGAAAATGGAGTTTGATGAAGGCGTAATTGAACTTCCCATCGGAAGGCATCCTTTTAAGCGAAAAAGCATGGCTGTTGTTTTTAGGGATGATGCAAGAGAGGCAAAAACATTTTATAGGACTATTAAGCGAAGCGAGGTTTTTAGCCTTTTAGAGTTAGAGCCGTTTACCGGCAGGACCCATCAATTAAGAGTGCATCTTTCTCATCTGGGACACCCGATTTTAGGGGATACAAAATACGGAAAAAATAATAAGTTTGAACGGCTTGCTCTTCACGCAAGATATTTAGGATTTATCCATCCTTCTACAGGAAAATTTGTAGAATTTTCAACTGCAATACCAGAAGAATTCAATAAGATCTCCAAAGACTTAACTCCCAAAAATAAATCTTGATTTTTACGTAACTTTTGATATAGTAAGGGTTAAAGAAAATTATTCTACTTATTTGATAAAGTATCAATTTACCCGTCGAAAACGGGGTCATCGGGAGGATAAATGAATAAAAAAGCTGGTGCTCCAGTAATTATCTTAATCGTATTAATAATTATTTCATTAGCTTTGGCTGGCGGCGGTTTTTATTATTATTCGCTTGAGAAGAAAAAAAGTACCGATCTTGAAGAGAAGTTAGAAGAAGTACAAACAAGGCAGAGGATTACTGAAACGAAGCTTAAGGATTCAGAAAAGCTTATTTCTGATTTAAAATCAAAATTAGATGAATCTTCCAAGAAAGTCGAGGCGTTAACCGGAGACCTTGAAAAAGAAAAGGCTGCGGGAGAAGAAGCGTTGGCTAAGCTTGAGCAGATAAAAGCCGACTTGGATCAGCAAAAGTCTTTGCGAGCTGATTTAGAGAAGAAATTTGAAGAATCTCAGGATGACGCAAAGAAGATGCAAGATCAATTAAAAACCATTGAATCTCAGAAGGCAGATTTAGAATTAAAAGTTAAAGACTTAGAATCAAAATCGCAGGTAGAGCTTGGTAAAATTGTTGTTAACCCTGAGCCGCCCGCTCCTACAAAAGGGAAGGCGAAAAAAGAAAAAGCTCCTAAAAAAGAGAAAGCTCCAAAGGCAGAAAAAGCAAAGCCAGCCCCTGCTAAGGAGAAAACAAAAGAAACAGTTTCCGATAAACAGGGTTTGACAGGAAATATTTTAGTTGTAAATAAGGATTATAATTTTGCCGTTGTTAGCCTTGGGACAAAAGATGGCATTGAAGTAGGGCAGGTATTTTCAATTTATCGCGGTAATAAATATTTAGGCGATGTAAAAGTTGAGAAGGTGCACGAGACAATGGCTGCAGCTGGTTTTATGTCCGACGATCTTAAGAATAAGGTTGGCGAAGGCGATAAGGCTGTACAGAAGCTTAAATGAGTTTTTTTGTTGTAAAGCCGCTTTCACGTATCAAGGGAATTGTTGATTTACCCGGTGATAAATCAATAGCCCACCGCGCGATTATCTTAAGCGCAATTGCAAAAGGCAAAACGCTCGTAAAGAATTTCCCTCTTAATAAAGATTGCCTAAGCACTATAGAAGCTATTCGTAAATTAGGCGTTAGAATTATAAAAAAAGAAAAAGATTTTGTTGTTTCAGGAAAAGGGCTTTCGGGGTTAACTAAACCTAAAAGCCCTATTTTTATTGAAGAGTCTGGGACTACTTTTAGGCTCTTCTTAGGCCTTCTTGCCGGCCAATCGTTCCAAACTACTCTTATAGCAGGTAAATCGCTTTCTAATCGTCCGATGCTGCGTGTCAATGCCCCGTTAAGATTGATGGGGGCTAAAATTTGCGCTAACGAAAAGAAGCAAGCAGGTAAGCCCGAAGATTATCCTCCGATTGTAATTAATGGTGGGAAACTTAAACCAATTGAATACAGCCTCCCAGTTGCCTCTGCGCAGGTAAAGTCAGCGCTACTTTTGGCTGCGCTATATGCAAAAGGTGAAACTAAGATTATTGAACCGGTTAATACGAGGGATCATACTGAACGCATGCTTAAGATGTTTAAGGCAGATATTGAAACTCAAGGCAGCGTAATATCTTTAAAAGGCGGAAGAGAATTAGAGTCTCCGAATGAAGTCTTTTGTCCCGGAGACATATCTTCTGCAAGTTTTTTTATTGTTGCATCCATAGTCCTTCCTGATTCTGAAATATTAATAAAAAATGTTTGTTTAAATCCTTCGCGCCTTGGAGTTATCAATGTATTAAAAAGAATGGGTGTGGATATTGAAATTAATGAATTAAGAGGCGAGGAATTTGAACCTATAGGTGATTTATTGGCAAAAAGCAGCAATCTAAAAAGCACTATTATCAAGAAAGAGGAAATTCCTACCTTGATAGATGAACTTCCTGTTTTGATGGTTGCAGCTTCGTTTGCAAAAGGAAAAAGTGTTTTTGAAGGAGTTGAAGAGCTGCGTGTTAAAGAAACTGACCGGATACAATCAATGTGTGATGGCCTTAAAAAGATGGGTGTTGATATCTTCGTTGTAAAATCTGCAAGTAGAGAAGATGTAGTTATAAATGGTGGAAATAAACTTAAGGGCAATGAAGTAAGAAGTTTTGGCGACCATCGCACTGCGATGAGTTTGATTATTGCTGGGCTTGCAGCAGATGGAGAAACCCGCATAGATGATGTTTCTTGTATTGATAAATCCTTCCCTGATTTCTTAAAAATTCTAAAGAATATAACTAAGTAAAAAAAGGTTCCGCGTCTGCCTTGTCTTCTGTTTTCTCGGGGACGCTTATTTTGCCCCTGCGAGGCAAAATTTCGCTCCCCTGCGGTGCCTCGCTCTGCCTACTTTCTATTTAGCTGGGCATCCGTGCCCGCTCGGCATCCTCGGAGGCCCCGATAAAACAAAAGCCAAGCCATCCGCTGAAACAGATTATCTATAGCTTTATGGTTTTTGCGGACGGCACATTAGAAGATTTTTGGCACAGCTACTAACACTAGTGCGCAAGGATTTACGAGGAGCGGAGGACAGCTACAAGAGAACGCTAAGCCGTAGCGACGAAGTAAACCGCAGCGCACGGCAAAAATCTTCAGTGCCGGAAGCGAAAACCATAAAGCAAAAGTATAAAGAGCGGTGCTGCGAGAAACAGCCCAGCGAGGGCGCACTTGCCAATCCGATATGGCAAGGTGCAAGACAAGGCAGACGCGGAACTACTATTTTTTAAGTAAGTTTTTATTTGACATAGGGTTTAATCTCTGGTAGAATCCTTAAAATACAGGTAAACTGAATTTATCTGCCTTTCATTAAGGAGCGTGCATGGCACAATTCCCCGATATACTCAAAAAATCAATTAATTATATTCTTGGTTTATTCTCCAATGATATGGGTATTGATTTAGGTACAGCTTCCACCCTTGTATTTGTAAAAGGGGAGGGTGTGGTTTTATGCGAGCCTTCCGTTGTAGCGATTGAGCGCGGGACTACGCATGTATTGGCTGTAGGAGAAGAAGCAAAGCGCATGTTGGGCCGCACACCGGGAAATATTATCGCAATCCGCCCAATGAAAGATGGTGTTATTGCTGATTTTGAAATAACCGAAGCGATGTTAAGATATTTTATCAAGAAGGTCCATCATCGCCGTGTTTTAGTAAGGCCAAGAATTGTTATTGCCATCCCATCAGGGATTACGGAAGTTGAGAAACGCGCGGTAAAAGATTCTGCTGAGCGCGCAGGTGCCAGAGAAGTATTTTTAGTTGAGGAGCCTATTGCAGCGGCAATAGGTGTGGGCCTACCCATTCAGGACCCAATCGGTAATATGATTATTGATATCGGAGGAGGCACAACCGAAATAGCAGTAATTTCTTTAGCAGGTATAGTTTTTTCGAAATCCATTCCCATTGGTGGCGATGAGATGGATGAAGCAATCATTGAATATTTAAAGAAAACTTATAATCTTATGGTTGGTGAGCGCACAGCCGAAGATATTAAAATAAAGATTGGCTCAGCCTATCCTTTGGAAGAAGAATTAATTATTGAAGTAAAAGGCAGGGATTTAATTGCCGGGCTTCCTAAAACAGTTACGATAACTTCTGAAGAAATAAGGGAAGCTCTTCAGGAACCAGTCCGTGCAATATTAGAATCTGCAAAGATTTCACTTGAAAGGACCCCTCCGGAATTAGCTTCGGATTTAATTGAGCACGGCATTGTTATGGCTGGCGGCGGTTCATTGTTAAGAGGGATAGATAAATTGATTTCCGAAGAAACAGGCCTGCCAGTGCATATTTCAGATGATCCATTAACCGCGGTTGCTAATGGCACAGGAATAGTCTTAAATGAGATAAACTATCTTAAGAAAGTCACTGTTCCTATTAAAACCGAGATGCGTACTTAGTCTTACAAAGTGTGTTTAAGCTTAAAAAGAAACCTCTTATAATTCTCGCCGTTATCGTTTTCCTCCTTGTAGTTATCCTTAAGTCTACATCAGCAATCAGAGTACCGGTTTCAGATGGCATGTCTTTTCCTTTTAATATTTTTACCCTGATTGGCAGGGAGGTTAAAGGGGTCATTTTTTACCACCGCAATTTCATACAAAATGAAATCTTGAATAAAGAAGCAGATTTATTAAAGCAGAAATTAAGTTCATTGGATGAGGTTAGCGCGGAAAATAAGCGTTTAAAGAATCTGCTTTCTTTAAAACAAAATTCCACTTATAAGGTCATTGCTTCTAAAGTAATTGCAAGGTCAGCTGACAATTGGTCATCAACGCTTATCATAAATAAAGGATCGGATAGCGGTATAAGGCCGGGTATGCCTGTAATTTCATATTTGGGTTTGGTCGGAAAGATTTTGGAAACAACGAAATTCACAAGTAAGGTATTGTTGATAAGCGACCCGAATATGGGAGTCTCAGGTGTAATCCAGCGCTCGCGTCAGGAAGGTTTAGTTTGCGGGACTCTCGGGAGCAACCTCATCATGAAATATATTCCGGAAGAGTCCGATATAAATATTAATGATACTGTTGTCACTTCCGGATTAAGCCAGACCTATCCAAAGAGTTTACTTATCGGCACGGTTGTTGATGCCGGTAAGGAATTTTCCGGGTTAAGCAGTTATGCGATAATTAAACCGGTAGTTAATCTGTCTAGCATTGAAGAAGTCCTAATAATTGTCGAGTAATTAAAAAATGAAGAAGCTTAATTTCTTATTTGTTATTTTAATAAGCGGGATATTGCAGGTAACTTTGTTGGATGGCTTTAAGGTGTTTAATGTAAAGCCTGACTTGTTGCTGATAAGTGTTGTATTTGCAGGTTTATTCTTTGAGTTAAAATGGGCATTTCTTTTTAGCATAATCGCAGGTTTGTTTAAAGATATTTTCGGGACAACAAGTATCGGAATAAATGTTTTATTATTCCCCAC from the Candidatus Omnitrophota bacterium genome contains:
- a CDS encoding TraR/DksA family transcriptional regulator, with product MRKKFNKKELAEFKKLIIKRKEEALDDIQHISDDTLKKSQKEASGDISGYTYHMADVATDSYDREFSLGIASNERKMIYELDDALKRIEDGTFGICEDCKSAIAKTRLKAVITARLCVKCKEKREKK
- the lspA gene encoding signal peptidase II → MIQIIVISVLFLDQLTKFLVVKNLALGSSIPIINGIFHLSLVHNKGAAFGILKNQVPFLIATSLFTIILFYFALKDNKHKIFYCVSLSLVLAGALGNLIDRVRVGYVIDFLDFRIWPVFNIADSAITIGAVMLGWSILTEKEK
- the aroA gene encoding 3-phosphoshikimate 1-carboxyvinyltransferase, which gives rise to MSFFVVKPLSRIKGIVDLPGDKSIAHRAIILSAIAKGKTLVKNFPLNKDCLSTIEAIRKLGVRIIKKEKDFVVSGKGLSGLTKPKSPIFIEESGTTFRLFLGLLAGQSFQTTLIAGKSLSNRPMLRVNAPLRLMGAKICANEKKQAGKPEDYPPIVINGGKLKPIEYSLPVASAQVKSALLLAALYAKGETKIIEPVNTRDHTERMLKMFKADIETQGSVISLKGGRELESPNEVFCPGDISSASFFIVASIVLPDSEILIKNVCLNPSRLGVINVLKRMGVDIEINELRGEEFEPIGDLLAKSSNLKSTIIKKEEIPTLIDELPVLMVAASFAKGKSVFEGVEELRVKETDRIQSMCDGLKKMGVDIFVVKSASREDVVINGGNKLKGNEVRSFGDHRTAMSLIIAGLAADGETRIDDVSCIDKSFPDFLKILKNITK
- a CDS encoding RluA family pseudouridine synthase, with protein sequence MEEYSIKVLPEDSIRRLDLFIADFSQKNKLGFSREAIKKLISGGAVSLNGSNQLKPHHKIKDGDLIKITIVDKKESSLDGENIPLDIIYEDEDLAIINKQCGLVVHPAPGNYEHTMVNALLHHFKNLSSVDIKRPGIVHRLDKDTSGLIVIAKNNNAHLALVSQFAEHSIKRKYVALVKGKMEFDEGVIELPIGRHPFKRKSMAVVFRDDAREAKTFYRTIKRSEVFSLLELEPFTGRTHQLRVHLSHLGHPILGDTKYGKNNKFERLALHARYLGFIHPSTGKFVEFSTAIPEEFNKISKDLTPKNKS
- the lgt gene encoding prolipoprotein diacylglyceryl transferase translates to MFPEICTIGPFTLYSFGLMLVLAFLVSASLASIEAKREKIDPDVIFNVCFVGFIFGVLGSRIFYVIANFKFYLNNPLEIFMLNHGGMAWFGGLILGSFASVIYIKKKKLSLLKILDLIAPFIALAQAIGRIGCLLNGCCYGKVGFGFGIYFKVHDAVLIPTQLYSSLALLLIYFILRFLQNKPHKTGLIFFVYLLLYSVKRFSIEFLRDDNARIISGLTLFQLLSIAVFCIAIAGIIIKWKNTR
- the mreC gene encoding rod shape-determining protein MreC, which translates into the protein MFKLKKKPLIILAVIVFLLVVILKSTSAIRVPVSDGMSFPFNIFTLIGREVKGVIFYHRNFIQNEILNKEADLLKQKLSSLDEVSAENKRLKNLLSLKQNSTYKVIASKVIARSADNWSSTLIINKGSDSGIRPGMPVISYLGLVGKILETTKFTSKVLLISDPNMGVSGVIQRSRQEGLVCGTLGSNLIMKYIPEESDININDTVVTSGLSQTYPKSLLIGTVVDAGKEFSGLSSYAIIKPVVNLSSIEEVLIIVE
- a CDS encoding rod shape-determining protein; translated protein: MAQFPDILKKSINYILGLFSNDMGIDLGTASTLVFVKGEGVVLCEPSVVAIERGTTHVLAVGEEAKRMLGRTPGNIIAIRPMKDGVIADFEITEAMLRYFIKKVHHRRVLVRPRIVIAIPSGITEVEKRAVKDSAERAGAREVFLVEEPIAAAIGVGLPIQDPIGNMIIDIGGGTTEIAVISLAGIVFSKSIPIGGDEMDEAIIEYLKKTYNLMVGERTAEDIKIKIGSAYPLEEELIIEVKGRDLIAGLPKTVTITSEEIREALQEPVRAILESAKISLERTPPELASDLIEHGIVMAGGGSLLRGIDKLISEETGLPVHISDDPLTAVANGTGIVLNEINYLKKVTVPIKTEMRT